A genomic region of Papaver somniferum cultivar HN1 chromosome 7, ASM357369v1, whole genome shotgun sequence contains the following coding sequences:
- the LOC113294887 gene encoding tyrosine/DOPA decarboxylase 1-like, producing MGSLPTGNLESMSICSHNPLDPDEFRREGHMIIDFLADYYKNVESYPVRSQAEPGYLQVEPGYLPKRLPESAPNNSESIETILQDVISDIIPGLTHWQSPNYFAYFPLSGSIDGFLGEMLSTGFNVVGFNWMSSPAANELESTVMNWFGQMLTLPKSFFFSSDRSSG from the coding sequence ATGGGTAGTCTACCTACTGGTAACCTTGAAAGCATGTCAATATGTTCACATAACCCACTTGATCCGGATGAGTTCAGAAGGGAAGGTCACATGATCATTGATTTCCTTGCTGATTACTACAAAAATGTTGAGAGTTACCCTGTTAGGAGTCAAGCTGAGCCTGGATACTTGCAAGTTGAGCCTGGATACTTGCCTAAACGATTACCCGAATCAGCTCCAAACAactctgaatccattgaaaccatTCTTCAAGATGTAATCAGTGATATCATCCCTGGTCTTACTCATTGGCAGAGTCCAAATTACTTCGCTTATTTTCCTTTAAGTGGTTCCATTGATGGGTTCCTTGGTGAAATGCTTAGTACTGGATTTAATGTTGTGGGCTTCAACTGGATGTCTTCACCAGCAGCAAACGAGTTAGAAAGTACTGTTATGAATTGGTTCGGCCAAATGCTTACCCTTCCcaaatcatttttcttttcttcagacAGAAGTTCAGGATGA
- the LOC113294888 gene encoding glycine-rich cell wall structural protein 1.8-like, whose translation MLVIPVSSVASESAFSTGKRILGHFRSSLKPRTVEALILLQNWLRTPIDMDPSTFGAEEKEDDVLESGRGGSVTGGRGRGGETGGRGQGGGNVGGRVGGVTGGRGGGVTGGRGGGVTGGLGGGETGDRVGETEDRGGGGGICVWGRGRGTPTAAPISSTPSPPSISEVCSSSGSPNVD comes from the exons ATGCTTGTTATTCCCGTCTCTTCAGTTGCAAGTGAATCTGCTTTCAGTACTGGAAAGCGAATACTTGGTCATTTCCGAAGTTCTTTAAAACCCCGAACTGTGgaagcattgattctcctacaaaaCTGGTTAAGGACACCGATTGATATGGATCCATCTACATTTGGAGCTGAAGAGAAGGAGGATGACGTCTTAGAGTCAG GTCGGGGTGGTAGTGTCACTGgaggtcgtggtcgtggtggtgaaacTGGAGGTCGTGGTCAGGGTGGTGGAAATGTTGGCGGTCGTGTTGGTGGTGTAACTGGAGGTCGTGGTGGTGGTGTAACTGGAGGTCGTGGTGGTGGTGTAACTGGAGGTCTTGGAGGCGGTGAAACTGGAGATCGTGTTGGTGAAACTGAAGatcgtggtggtggtggtggtatttgTGTTtggggaagaggaagaggaacacCAACAGCAGCACCCATATCTTCGACTCCTTCTCCTCCTTCAATTTCTGAAGTTTGTTCATCTTCTGGATCACCAAACGTGGATTGA